A genomic region of Nostoc sp. UHCC 0702 contains the following coding sequences:
- a CDS encoding Ppx/GppA family phosphatase, with amino-acid sequence MLNLVTADWESLSTQPVKQHRIISAIDLGTNSLHMVVVKIDPTLPSFSIIAREKETVRLGDRDIATGELKPEIIAKAIATLRRFQEVAKTFNAETIIAVATSAVREAPNGKDFLHQIETELNLSVDLISGQEEARRIYLGVLSGMEFNNQPHMIVDIGGGSTEIILGDSHEPRTLTSTKVGAVRLTSELIKTDPISNSEYQYLQAYARGMLERSVEEVLANIQFGESPRLIGTSGTIETLALIQARDNSASVPSTLNGYELSFKDVREWVNRLRKLSNSERAAIPGMPEKRAEVILAGAVILQEAMMLLGVESVTACGRSLREGVIVDWMLAHGLIEDKLRYQGSVRQRSVLKHADKYQIKLEHSDRVAAFALNLFDQTQGLLHHWGVNERQLLWVAAILHNCGHYVSHSSHHKHSYYLIRNGELLGYNETEIEIIANLARYHRKSPPKKKHENYRNLLSKKHRQIVSQLSSILRLAVALDRRQIGAIAKVECEYYPQFQQVNLLICPSHPDDDCALEMWSLDYKKGVFEAEFNVKLVANLEVSKLPVQH; translated from the coding sequence ATGCTGAATTTAGTTACAGCTGACTGGGAGAGTCTTAGCACTCAACCAGTTAAGCAACACCGGATTATTTCTGCCATTGACTTGGGCACAAATTCTCTGCACATGGTAGTGGTAAAGATTGACCCGACATTACCATCTTTTAGCATTATCGCCAGAGAAAAAGAAACTGTGAGGCTGGGCGATCGCGATATCGCTACTGGGGAACTGAAACCAGAGATAATTGCAAAAGCGATCGCTACTCTCAGGCGCTTCCAAGAAGTTGCCAAAACTTTCAACGCTGAAACAATAATTGCCGTGGCAACTAGTGCTGTGCGGGAAGCCCCCAATGGTAAAGATTTTTTGCACCAAATCGAAACGGAGTTGAATTTAAGCGTTGACTTAATTTCTGGTCAAGAAGAAGCGCGACGAATTTACTTAGGTGTGCTGTCGGGGATGGAATTTAACAACCAGCCCCACATGATTGTTGATATTGGCGGCGGTTCCACAGAAATCATTTTGGGAGATAGTCACGAACCGCGCACTCTCACCAGTACCAAAGTTGGTGCAGTGCGACTCACCAGCGAGTTAATCAAGACCGACCCCATCAGTAATAGCGAGTATCAGTACTTGCAAGCTTATGCACGCGGGATGTTGGAACGTTCTGTAGAAGAAGTGCTAGCAAATATCCAGTTTGGTGAATCTCCACGGTTGATTGGCACTTCTGGCACCATTGAAACCCTAGCCCTGATTCAGGCACGGGATAATTCTGCTTCAGTGCCTTCCACTCTGAATGGCTACGAGTTGAGTTTCAAAGACGTGCGGGAGTGGGTAAATCGCTTGCGGAAATTGTCTAATTCAGAAAGGGCTGCTATACCTGGGATGCCAGAAAAGCGGGCTGAAGTGATACTGGCTGGTGCAGTAATTTTACAGGAAGCCATGATGCTGTTGGGTGTGGAGTCAGTAACAGCTTGTGGGCGTTCCCTCAGAGAAGGCGTGATTGTAGACTGGATGCTAGCCCACGGTTTAATTGAAGACAAACTGCGCTACCAAGGTTCAGTACGCCAGCGGAGTGTTCTCAAACACGCTGATAAGTACCAAATTAAATTAGAACATAGCGATCGCGTGGCAGCATTTGCCTTAAATTTATTTGACCAAACTCAAGGCTTACTACACCATTGGGGAGTCAACGAACGGCAGTTGTTGTGGGTTGCTGCAATATTACACAATTGTGGTCACTATGTTAGCCATTCCTCTCACCACAAACACTCTTACTACTTAATTCGCAATGGTGAATTACTTGGCTACAACGAAACGGAAATAGAAATCATTGCCAATTTAGCGCGATATCATCGCAAATCACCGCCGAAGAAAAAGCATGAAAATTATCGCAATTTGCTCAGTAAAAAGCACCGCCAAATAGTTAGCCAATTGAGTAGTATTTTGAGGTTGGCAGTTGCCTTAGATAGACGACAAATTGGAGCGATCGCTAAAGTAGAGTGTGAGTATTATCCCCAGTTTCAGCAGGTTAATTTGCTAATTTGTCCATCTCATCCTGATGATGACTGCGCCTTAGAAATGTGGAGTTTAGATTATAAAAAAGGAGTGTTTGAAGCAGAATTTAATGTGAAATTAGTGGCAAATTTAGAAGTTTCTAAGTTGCCAGTACAACATTGA